A stretch of Cicer arietinum cultivar CDC Frontier isolate Library 1 chromosome 5, Cicar.CDCFrontier_v2.0, whole genome shotgun sequence DNA encodes these proteins:
- the LOC140920262 gene encoding uncharacterized protein — protein MDTNKDIECQNEEVGTSKTYEKEVKRGATIMQKVIKARSNGIKFEVGWNESGQPIDPNSSMFVSYIEVVVRQNVPITIDNWRDKALKDAKDIIWNDIQTTFVLDEGRKSHVLRVAGKIHRGFRSHLSNFYLKDREGNTSVEPPKIYQHYISKDE, from the exons atggatacaaacaaagatatagaatgtcaaaatgaagaagttggcacctctaagacttatgaaaaagaagtcaaacgtggtgcaactatcatgcaaaaagtcattaaagcaaggagtaatggcattaaatttgag gttggctggaatgagagtggtcagccaattgaccccaacagctctatgtttgtaagctatattgaggttgttgttcgtcaaaatgtcccaattacaattgacaattggagagataaggcgttgaaggatgccaaagatattatatggaatgacattcaa acgacttttgttcttgatgagggacGCAAGTCtcatgttttgagagttgctggaaagatccatcgtggatttagatcccatctctcaaatttctatctaaaagatagagaaggaaacacaagtgttgaacctccaaaaatatatcaacattatatatcaaaggatgaatga